One genomic region from Xenopus laevis strain J_2021 chromosome 2L, Xenopus_laevis_v10.1, whole genome shotgun sequence encodes:
- the LOC108708371 gene encoding protein EVI2A has protein sequence MQCRLRTALILGATILLSSHAQRNETDFQSTANSLASTASIATTILFNKTENSTNSEEPFSKDITGYKEVNTSLILNTPTQKVVLNTVTESSPMINTVTNNHCDSARTRNMVQSKACICNADKYKTALIICIIIIAVLVLVCAILIISSVVLANKVSRLKTKLTQSKRQARSNGDFLSASSILWPSGMETWQKKSQTATLKTEEISLNDTNTSQDEKNQPMLSSTDNAMQSKEDKSIRLDNEQSLPSNYVVEI, from the coding sequence ATGCAGTGCCGACTGAGAACGGCTCTGATACTTGGAGCTACTATTTTACTGAGCAGCCATGCACAAAGGAATGAGACAGATTTTCAGAGCACAGCCAACTCTCTTGCTTCTACTGCATCTATTGCAACGACTATACTTTTTAACAAAACTGAGAACAGCACAAATTCAGAAGAACCTTTTAGCAAAGATATAACAGGATATAAAGAAGTTAATACAAGCCTAATCCTAAACACACCTACGCAAAAAGTGGTATTGAACACTGTAACAGAAAGTTCCCCGATGATTAATACTGTTACAAACAACCATTGTGACAGCGCGAGGACAAGAAATATGGTTCAGAGCAAAGCATGTATCTGCAATGCAGACAAATACAAGACTGCCCTAATAATATGTATCATCATTATAGCTGTACTTGTGCTTGTTTGTGCAATTTTAATCATAAGCTCTGTGGTTTTGGCAAATAAAGTATCACGGCTTAAAACCAAATTGACACAATCAAAGCGCCAGGCAAGAAGCAATGGGGACTTCCTGAGTGCTTCAAGCATCTTGTGGCCTTCGGGTATGGAAACATGGCAGAAGAAATCACAGACAGCCACTTTAAAAACTGAGGAGATTTCTTTGAATGATACAAACACAAGTCAAGATGAGAAAAACCAACCGATGCTGAGTTCAACAGACAATGCAATGCAATCCAAAGAAGACAAAAGTATACGCCTTGACAATGAGCAAAGCCTGCCTTCCAATTATGTTGTGgaaatataa